Genomic DNA from Epinephelus fuscoguttatus linkage group LG14, E.fuscoguttatus.final_Chr_v1:
CAGTTTAacccctactgtgacagcagtgagaaaTACAACAGAAGCTTAATGGGAATAGGTTAAAGGTTACAAGCCAGGGAGGCTCCCACACCAAGTGTCCTTGCTAGCCTCAAGAGATGTTGTGTCTTAGGGATGTCCGCcatgcatatcacgtgaaacagcggaaccacagctttctgacaagaccaagcacttgtcggtagtccaataatttcacagcgaaaaaaaatgataaagttacactaaaattatgtataacagagctttcatacagctttgcacacacattactcttggatggattacttgcacagaaatgccacgcatatcacatgaaagtgcaggacctccagtgataccacacacatcattgtgctgtcatcccatcaagctataaatacagatcaaatGTCTACAAAATCAGACTTTGTATGACAAGTCCAGTGCACTTCACCTTTGGCCtagggggtccatgtcattggtccgacagcccattggttcgacatcccattagttcgactgtctgtggtgctgaacggctcccggcgggcgtatttctaccttgatggtgtgcCGCAACctgctctgggtcagctgggaaaggcttgaggcgaagcaggctcacagcttatgtgtttgtcactttctttttcattttaacccacaccatgattttttcctaaccctaaccaagtggtttttgtgcctaaacctaaccagacctgaaccacagggcatcatgatgatttcagaacggacttcggacagccaatgggcagttcccggcCTAGGGCCTGTAGGGTTAAACTGTTTATTAAATAATTGTTTTGCCACCACAGCTCCGTCTCTGGAAGAGTTCCCTAACTTTTTTCTGGAAGTTTTTTCCTACAATGACGTAGAGAATGGGGTTGAGAACACTGTTGAAGAAGGCAAAGTACATGAAGACAATGTTGCAGGTGTTTATGATGGTGATGACGTCACATGTCAGTAGCTTAAGTTGTATTAGTGCGTTTGGTATCTTAATCAGATGGAATGGCACCCAACAGATCATAAATGCCAGGAGGACTGCCAGCACCAGAGTAGTGGCCTTCTGTTCTGTCTGCCTGGTGTTTAACGCATCAATTGACCGGTTCTGCAGGGCTTTAATAATCTTGAAAGTGCAGTACGAAATAATTGAAACAGGGATGATGAAGCCAAATATTATCTGCATCACATCAAACGCAAGCCATACATGGGCATTTGGGTAATTAAGATAGCATAACCTGGAATTTGTGTCAGGGAAATATTTTACCTCCCTGTAGACAAGTGTGGGGACACCCAGGAGCAGGCCAAAACCCCACACCAGCACACAGGCCAGTTTGGCACATTTTGGCCTACGCATTTGTTCATGGGACAGCGGGTGCACCAGTGCTAATACACGATCTATGCTAATCAGAACAAGGAAGTAGATGCTGCAGTAAGCGTTCATGTTGATGGAAAAGGTGATCAGTGTACACAGGGGAGTATGAAATGGCCAGTCGAATTTTTTGGCTGCGTACACAGCCCAGAAGGGTAAACAAGTCATCAGGACAAGGTCAGCAATGGCCATGTTGCTCAAGTAGATCTCAGCCACGGTGCAGGCCTTCTTGTGGAAGCAGAAAACCATCAGGACAAACGCATTCAACACCATTCCCAGCACACTGACGAGCAGGATGTACACTGGCAGCACAGTGTAGTGCCATTCCGCGGATTCTGTGTCAGGACAATGAGGGTCATGCGTGTTGTTTAGATCTCCAGATAAAGCCACAGTGGTGAAGTTAGCAGGGATGCTGTGGAGGAGGAAGGCAAACAAGACAGCAGATTAAAACAAAGACACTTTGGcgtcggcggcttttcggccgattgagcatatTGAATCGGCAGCAGAGCTtgttggtgagagagatcactctgattggctgttcaggctttatttcctcgcccctgtagcaagtgaatctgcctgtagtgaaaccggggctaaccggtgcttcctcctcatgctccacttcactcagctgcctgacagacccgctgcttcttcccactttaacctgaataacaaactggagctagctgggagcggctagcggagcgttagccgcagcatgaccggagggaagcacagccagttagcctccactagtctctgagctagccccggctctctgtttgcatccaactggagcaccgagccctggtttgttaatCAGGATAAAGtaggaagaagcagcgggtttatcgggcagctgagtgaagtggagcctgcggaggaaacgcCGTGACCGTCTGGTTgcaatagtccgtggaggtgctgcggtgctcggctgcacagataggaaacccctcggctgacaggatgtaccactctctcactatgctctctctcacacaggcgcagaacgtacgtgccacttggccattggatgtagtccgtgtagtgtgttcaaatgcagctGACACAGGGCGATGTGACGCGATGTAGACAACGGAAAAGTTGGCTTttgtcgccgctagttctttgatgtcggtttggtgtgtccgcaccttaacacagctgtcaatgcAGTGTCAAACTACGCagagctgatcaaatatgaatgaatattcTGTTACTGCTTTGCTTAAATCTCAACTCACGTgttctcagaaacatattttagtgcactgtttagctgtgaaatgagaaagCTGGTTCAGCTGGATTTTGTTTAATTGAATTGGACATCGGTcacaaacattctcattttacagctaaaaagGACGCTGAAATTTGTTTCTGAAATCATttgaggctagaaataggcaatgcagcaacagaatcttgattcatatttgatcagcgctgcctgacatgattgacagcttcGTTAGAGAcgccttggctctgattggttgttgttttGGTAAGGTGCGGTAAGGCCATTAGAAGTGCTGCATGTCAATAGAGTTGGCAGAAGAATATGATTATCTGCCTCATTTTGTGCTGTGTACACGAACAGTTTCAGGAtatataaagtttatttttgtaaagttATCAGCTACAGCTTTATATATTGAATACTGACATTGGATGCTGTAAAAAAGctgttttcacagtttaaaaCAGTTCCCAGAGAAATTGATTGTGCATAAAAAAGGGTGGGAGCATTTAGACCCAATATGAGGCAGATTTACAGTAATCTTTCTGGCACACCACTGTGATAACTCCTCAAATAAGACAGCTACAGTCAGGTTTGATGAGTTACTATAAAACAAAGTATAGCTGAGACGTTAGCGTGGTGTTTTATAGATGATTGTCttcagttttatgtttttcttttaaataataaaGACCAATAGAGctaacttttaaaataaagcttAAGGTTATGTTAGCTATATTTTGTAATCAAGGTAATCCTGTTTTTGCAGAATACAATTTCATATTTGTGTAAGCCCAAGGAAGAGGATCATCGAATAATAAATTATTCTGTTTTAAGTGCCTTATGACATGTGAAATGCTTACAAATCCTTTCCAAACATTTGTCaaggattaataaataatttctcTGATAATGGCCTGTTTTGTGAGCCAGCACCACTCCTGACAAAATGAAGACAAGGAAAATAAACCATGCAGAGGGTGGGGTGTTTGCTGACATGAGACACTGAGACTGCCATTGTGCCATGAATAATTGAAATTAGTATGATCATTTTTTACATTACATCAGGGGCTGaacatgccaaaaaaaaaaatcatgttaaaaatgaatcatgttcatatatagatatagataaaGATATAGATACATCCTTGACAATGAGCAATGAAAGATGACACTCACTGTGATTTCCTGATGGTTTTGTGGGTAAAGCTGACAACATTTGCATATGACAAGCTGCATTCATGACAGTACGTCATTAAATGTAATATGTgtacagcaaaacacacacacaaaaaccctGTTTCTATAGTGttatttt
This window encodes:
- the LOC125901090 gene encoding B2 bradykinin receptor-like, which gives rise to MALLSTSIPANFTTVALSGDLNNTHDPHCPDTESAEWHYTVLPVYILLVSVLGMVLNAFVLMVFCFHKKACTVAEIYLSNMAIADLVLMTCLPFWAVYAAKKFDWPFHTPLCTLITFSINMNAYCSIYFLVLISIDRVLALVHPLSHEQMRRPKCAKLACVLVWGFGLLLGVPTLVYREVKYFPDTNSRLCYLNYPNAHVWLAFDVMQIIFGFIIPVSIISYCTFKIIKALQNRSIDALNTRQTEQKATTLVLAVLLAFMICWVPFHLIKIPNALIQLKLLTCDVITIINTCNIVFMYFAFFNSVLNPILYVIVGKNFQKKVRELFQRRSCGGKTII